Proteins encoded in a region of the Anopheles aquasalis chromosome 2, idAnoAquaMG_Q_19, whole genome shotgun sequence genome:
- the LOC126579291 gene encoding hepatocyte nuclear factor 4-gamma isoform X1 — MMMQFLPLTECVPLLASQYAATKMSNTGLEYSELHDRTKGSHDSPSHASDTAYESCLSPLQPNDASGNSSFGAINVCAICCDRATGKHYGAASCDGCKGFFRRSVRKNHTYSCRFSRNCVVDKDKRNQCRYCRLKKCFKAGMKKEAVQNERDRISCRKPSTDDKSTINGLSVKFLLRAENFSRHFGAALDDANDGDEADLSSKRFASINDVCDSMKQQLLILVEWAKSIPAFAELQLDDQVALLRAHAGEHLLLGLSRRSMHLQDMLLLGNNCIITKQCPDANMSPNLDISRIGARIIDELVSAMKEIQIDDSELACIKALVFFDPSAKGLNEPAKIKSLRHQVLNNLEDYISDKLYDSRGRFGEILLLLPVLQSITWQMIQQIELAKMFGVAHIDSLLQEMLLGGDTIDTSSNITSPVNAMNTNHSPSDSCDATTQLGPAMGDSNVDGGGPHDPQHQQQQQQQQDALVQMSSLTGTGYQGDTDSLLLTSMESIDGGPPTMAGPGATSSNNYCNRIKVAGSPDPLNAQSLHDGGGRPLATGSSVGGGYLQQSSGNQPTQPNVADIYFHASTNGIGGGGAAAGGPASLQLDSDVAMYNNNNNMSCCQAELLPKGAVGGGCEMVKIETKREPESA, encoded by the exons atgatgatgcagttTTTACCTCTTACAGAATGCGTACCACTGCTCGCGAGCCAATATGCTGCTACCAAGATGTCTAACACCGGCCTAGAGTACAGCGAGCTGCACGATCGCACGAAAG GTAGCCACGACAGTCCCAGCCATGCGTCGGATACGGCGTACGAGTCATGTTTGAGTCCGCTGCAACCGAATGATGCCAGCGGTAATAGCAGCTTCGGTGCGATCAACGTGTGCGCCATCTGTTGTGATCGTGCAACGGGTAAACACTATGGCGCAGCATCCTGCGACGGGTGCAAGGGTTTCTTCCGGAGGAGTGTGAGGAAGAACCACACCTATTCCTGCAG GTTCTCACGTAACTGTGTAGTGGACAAAGACAAACGGAACCAGTGCCGCTACTGTAGGTTAAAGAAATGCTTCAAGGCGGGCATGAAGAAGGAAG CGGTACAGAATGAGCGTGATCGTATCAGCTGCCGCAAGCCAAGCACGGACGATAAGAGCACCATCAACGGGCTGTCGGTGAAGTTTCTGCTGCGGGCGGAAAACTTTAGCCGCCACTTTGGGGCCGCCCTGGACGACGCGAACGATGGGGACGAGGCGGACCTATCGTCGAAGCGCTTCGCCAGCATCAACGACGTGTGCGACtcgatgaagcagcagctgttgatACTGGTAGAGTGGGCTAAATCGATACCGGCCTTCGCTGAGCTGCAACTGGACGATCAGGTGGCGCTGCTGAGGGCACATGCTGGGGAGCACCTGCTGCTAGGGTTGTCGCGGCGCTCGATGCACCTACaggacatgctgctgcttggcaacaactgcatcatcaccaaacaGTGCCCGGACGCGAACATGTCGCCGAATCTGGACATCTCGCGCATCGGTGCGCGCATCATCGACGAGCTAGTGAGTGCCATGAAAGAGATACAGATCGACGATTCGGAACTAGCGTGCATCAAGGCGCTAGTGTTTTTCGATCCAA GTGCTAAAGGACTGAATGAACCCGCCAAAATCAAATCGCTGAGGCATCAGGTGCTGAACAATCTGGAAGACTACATATCAGATAAGCTATACGATTCACG GGGTCGATTTGGAGAGATTCTACTTTTACTTCCAGTACTACAATCCATAACCTGGCAGATGATCCAGCAGATTGAGCTTGCCAAAATGTTCGGTGTGGCCCACATCGATAGCCTACTACAGGAGATGCTTCTAGGAG GTGATACCATAGACACCTCATCCAACATAACCTCGCCGGTTAATGCGATGAACACAAACCACAGTCCGTCGGATTCGTGTGACGCCACGACACAGCTCGGGCCGGCGATGGGCGACTCAAACGTGGACGGTGGCGGCCCTCATgacccacagcaccagcagcagcaacaacagcagcaagacgCTTTAGTACAAATGTCATCGCTGACCGGTACCGGTTACCAAGGAGACACCGATAGCTTGCTGCTTACCTCAATGGAAAGTATCGATGGAGGGCCACCCACGATGGCCGGACCCGGTGCCACCAGTAGCAATAACTACTGCAACCGCATAAAGGTTGCCGGATCGCCCGATCCTTTAAATGCTCAATCGTTgcacgacggtggtggccgtcCTCTAGCGACCGGGTCCTCGGTGGGAGGGGGCTATTTGCAGCAGTCATCCGGTAACCAACCGACCCAACCGAATGTTGCCGATATCTACTTCCACGCGTCGACCaacggcatcggtggtggtggtgctgctgctggtggtcctgCATCGTTGCAGCTTGACTCGGATGTTGCCATgtacaataacaacaacaacatgagCTGCTGTCAGGCGGAGCTCCTACCCAAAGGCGCTGTTGGTGGCGGCTGCGAGATGGTGAAGATCGAAACCAAGCGCGAACCGGAAAGCGCTTAA
- the LOC126570815 gene encoding cartilage oligomeric matrix protein, which yields MASSLQLAGLLALFSICVFIQQVQPLSLDPVASTELEEYIKDDFLISLRHIRPRRKFRITIEALFMIDFPETKNKFSFYLDRKNKRVTIDINTHAKMYSKNLILSDLNESTTIKSLAFAFHQSSITVYMNCKQSSTEELDVNLAKLFASGDEPTVKLFRERKYPLFLDSELEKALSRASCQKMLRRNGNTVHSRQKQTVEKMLKNKIQGESLPERNKKRDIRNWHHTSEKYKQEFHTDFATNRGDIPIIHGDCDENILKLLGELLKLVKELKEEVKGQRHEITYLRGLIENCAGCQQAQPLRENCQYSNPCFPGVQCYDTSTGMRCGHCPRGYVGDGRTCRPGQTCADQPCFNGVQCYDTVEGAQCGPCPAGYDGDGKQCRFRDACEDKPCAPGVHCSRLEQHPFFRCGACPAGFTGNGTACHDVDECDLVEPCDVRVRCTNQVPGFRCDPCPAGYVGIHYEGLTAGAFEGSMQRQRCQDRNECADGSSRCGANTICHNTEGSYECHCKPGYIRNGAFECLPSDEMCLDGTICDKNAVCKHAGNNKYRCKCKVGWAGDGLLCGLDKDLDGWPDMNLPCKDEKCRADNCINVPNSGQEDADNDGLGDACDPDADNDGILNNPDNCPLVHNPDQLDSDAGGGDKQGDACDNCPTVSNVDQNDVDKDGLGDACDPDIDNDGIRNEEDNCPKVSNFNQLDTDGDRIGDVCDNCPLIPNPNQLDSDNDLIGDACDSDVDRDRDGIQDSRDNCPKLPNSDQLDSDGDGRGDLCDTDADNDGILNHEDNCPIVFNPDQTDANNDGIGDICEDDFDLDLIPNYLDNCPNNSKIFSTDFRTYQTVVLDPEGDSQIDPNWVIYNKGAEIVQTQNSDPGLAVGYDAFGGVDFEGTFFVDTEIDDDYVGFIFSYQDNHKFYAVMWKKNIQTYWQATPFRASAEPGIQLKLINSNTGPGEMLRNSLWHTGDTKDQVKLLWKDPRNVGWTERTAYRWLLLHRPKIGLIRLRIFNGDKMVADSGNIFDSTLKGGRLGVFCFSQEMIIWSDLVYRCNDNVPEAIYRELPPRLQREVQVDYRP from the exons ATGGCGTCTTCTTTGCAGCTGGCAGGGCTACTGGCGCTGTTTTCGATTTGCGTTTTCATCCAGCAAGTACAACCACTATCGCTTGACCCTG TGGCCTCAACAGAGTTGGAGGAATATATCAAAGATGATTTCCTAATATCTTTGAGACACATCAG ACCGCGCCGAAAGTTCCGTATCACCATCGAGGCTCTCTTTATGATTGATTTTcccgaaacgaaaaacaaattttcctTCTACCTGGATCGCAAAAATAAGCGCG TGACCATCGATATCAACACCCATGCGAAGATGTACTCGAAGAATCTCATCCTGAGCGATCTGAACgaatcgacgacgatcaaaTCGTTGGCCTTCGCCTTCCATCAGAGTTCCATCACCGTTTACATGAACTGTAAACAGTCGTCCACCGAAGAGCTGGACGTGAATTTGGCCAAACTGTTCGCCAGCGGTGATGAACCGACGGTGAAGCTG TTCCGGGAGCGAAAGTATCCCCTGTTTTTGGATTCCGAGCTGGAAAAGGCACTGAGCCGTGCCAGCTGCCAGAAGATGTTGCGCCGGAACGGCAACACCGTGCACTCGCGGCAGAAGCAGACCGTCGAGAAAATGCTGAAGAACAAGATACAGG GCGAATCACTGCCCGAGCGCAACAAGAAGCGTGACATTCGCAACTGGCACCATACGTCGGAGAAGTACAAGCAGGAGTTCCATACCGACTTCGCAACGAACCGCGGCGACATTCCCATTATCCACGGTGATTGTGACG AAAACATACTGAAGCTGCTGGGTGAACTGCTGAAGTTGGTCaaggagctgaaggaggaGGTAAAGGGTCAGCGGCATGAGATCACCTATCTACGGGGTCTGATCGAGAACTGTGCTGGCTGTCAACAGGCGCAACCACTGCGAGAAAACTGCCAGTACAGTAATCCCTGTTTCCCGG GAGTACAGTGCTATGATACGTCGACCGGTATGCGATGCGGTCACTGTCCGCGAGGATACGTTGGCGATGGGCGAACTTGTCGCCCTGGCCAAACCTGTGCGGACCAGCCGTGCTTCAA TGGTGTCCAATGCTATGACACGGTCGAAGGTGCCCAGTGTGGCCCGTGTCCGGCCGGTTACGACGGTGATGGCAAGCAGTGCCGGTTTCGGGACGCTTGCGAAGACAAACCGTGTGCGCCAG GTGTCCACTGCAGTCGACTAGAGCAGCATCCGTTCTTCCGCTGCGGTGCCTGTCCGGCCGGATTCACTGGTAACGGTACGGCTTGTCACGATGTGGATGAG TGCGATCTAGTTGAGCCATGTGATGTGCGGGTACGGTGCACTAACCAGGTCCCTGGATTCCGCTGTGACCCATGCCCAGCCGGATACGTCGGAATTCACTATGAAGGTTTGACGGCGGGAGCGTTCGAAGGTTCGATGCAACGGCAGCGATGCCAGGATCGGAATGAGTGTGCCGATGGATCTTCTCGCTGTGGGGCCAACACGATCTGCCACAATACGGAGGGTTCGTACGAGTGTCACTGCAAGCCGGGCTATATCCGGAACGGTGCGTTCGAGTGTTTGCCCTCTGACGAGATGTGCCTGGATGGCACCATCTGTGACAAGAATGCGGTCTGCAAGCACGCCGGAAACAACAAGTATCG ATGCAAGTGTAAAGTAGGCTGGGCCGGCGATGGTCTCTTGTGCGGATTGGATAAGGATCTGGATGGATGGCCAGATATGAATCTGCCGTGCAAGGATGAAAAGTGTCGGGCGGATAATTGCATCAACGTGCCGAACTCTGGCCAGGAGGATGCGGACAACGACGGATTGGGCGATGCATGTGATCCAGATGCAGACAACGATGGTATTCTTAACAATCCT GATAACTGTCCCCTGGTGCATAATCCGGATCAGCTGGACAGTGatgcgggtggtggtgacaaGCAGGGTGATGCATGCGATAATTGTCCCACCGTCTCGAACGTGGATCAGAATGACGTTGATAAGGATGGATTGGGTGATGCGTGTGATCCTGATATCGATAACGATGGCATTCGCAACGAGGAGGATAATTGCCCGAAAGTGAGCAACTTTAATCAGCTCGATACCGATGGCGATCGTATTGGCGATGTCTGCGACAACTGTCCACTGATACCGAACCCGAATCAG ctCGATTCCGATAATGATCTTATCGGCGATGCATGTGACAGCGAtgtggatcgcgatcgtgatggAATTCAAGATAGCCGCGATAACTGTCCAAAGCTACCGAACTCCGATCAGCTGGATTCGGATGGCGATGGGCGGGGTGATCTGTGCGACACAGATGCCGACAATGACGGAATATTGAACCACGAGGATAACTGTCCGATCGTGTTCAATCCGGATCAAACGGATGCCAACA ACGATGGTATCGGCGATATTTGTGAGGATGATTTCGATTTGGATTTGATACCGAATTACCTCGACAACTGTCCAAACAATTCCAAGATTTTCTCGACTGACTTCCGCACCTACCAGACCGTCGTGCTGGATCCGGAGGGAGACTCACAGATTGATCCGAATTGGGTGATCTACAACAAGGGCGCGGAAATTGTGCAAACTCAAAACAGTGATCCAGGGTTGGCAGTAGG ATACGACGCGTTCGGTGGAGTAGACTTCGAGGGTACCTTCTTCGTGGACACGGAAATAGATGATGATTACGTTGGGTTCATCTTCAGCTACCAAGACAACCACAAGTTCTACGCGGTGATGTGGAAAAAGAACATCCAGACGTACTGGCAAGCGACCCCGTTCCGGGCGTCGGCCGAACCGGGCATACAGCTGAAGctgatcaacagcaacactgGCCCAGGGGAGATGCTGCGCAACAGCCTTTGGCACACTGGTGATACCAAGGATCAGGTGAAGCTGCTGTGGAAGGATCCACGTAACGTTGGCTGGACGGAGCGTACGGCTTACCGCTGGTTGTTGCTACACCGACCGAAGATCGGGCTGATCCGGCTACGCATCTTTAACGGTGACAAGATGGTGGCCGACTCGGGCAATATTTTCGATTCTACCCTTAAGGGCGGTCGATTgggtgttttctgtttctcgcAGGAGATGATCATCTGGTCGGATCTGGTGTATCGATGCAATG ACAATGTTCCGGAAGCGATCTATCGCGAGTTGCCACCACGCTTACAGCGCGAGGTGCAAGTTGATTATCGACCATAG
- the LOC126575490 gene encoding adipokinetic hormone/corazonin-related peptide receptor variant I: MQSSNALADVHVDLRDDSSLPLRSNPMIEMMTHAKLNHRIEDHRHLDDWSFYANQSVEPDDMPIDMRFNSGHILSIMVYSTLMVFSATGNIKVLSILAQRKVRATSRINIMLAHLAIADLLVTFLMMPLEIGWAYTVMWNAGDLLCRVMAFFRTFGLYLSSFILICISVDRYFAVLQPLKVHPQRAMLMISGAWFMSGLCSLPQSFIFHVETHPNYTQFYQCVTYHFFEEEIYEIIYNVLGMCFMYALPLVVILYCYGSIYYEIFSRTNPRNLESFRRSSIDVLGRAKRKTLRMTITIVIVFVVCWTPYYVMSLWYWLDKESAKNVDQRIQKALFLFACTNSCMNPVVYGIFNVRKKRTKSTVKLQEQRSCGSNLTMKV, translated from the exons ATGCAATCCAGCAACGCTCTGGCCGATGTGCACGTGGATTTACGGGATGATAGTTCCTTGCCGCTACGAAGCAATCCAATGATAGAAATGATGACACACGCCAAGCTAAATCATCGGATCGAGGATCATCGCCATCTGGACGATTGGTCGTTCTATGCAAACCAGAGCGTAGAACCAGACGACATGCCGATCGATATGCGCTTCAACTCGGGCCATATTCTTTCCATCATGGTGTACAG TACACTAATGGTGTTCTCGGCAACCGGCAACATTAAGGTACTTAGTATCCTAGCTCAGCGGAAAGTGCGAGCCACCTCGCGGATCAACATTATGCTTGCTCATCTGGCCATCGCTGACCTCTTG GTAACATTCCTCATGATGCCACTAGAGATCGGATGGGCGTATACGGTGATGTGGAATGCTGGCGATCTATTGTGTCGGGTGATGGCGTTCTTCCGCACGTTTGGCCTCTATCTTTCCAGCTTCATTTTAATCTGTATCTCGGTCGATAG ATACTTTGCTGTTTTACAACCATTGAAGGTTCACCCCCAGCgggcgatgctgatgatttcAGGGGCCTGGTTCATGTCTGGACTGTGCAGCTTACCGCAG TCCTTCATCTTTCACGTAGAGACTCATCCCAACTACACGCAGTTTTATCAATGCGTAACATACCACTTTTTCGAGGAGGAAATCTACGAAATCATCTACAACGTGCTGGGAATGTGTTTCATGTACGCATTGCCACTGGTAGTGATCCTGTACTGTTATGGTTCTATCTACTACGAGATCTTTAGCCGCACGAATCCACGAAACTTGG aAAGCTTTCGGCGCTCTAGTATAGACGTGCTGGGCAGGGCGAAGAGGAAAACCCTCCGAATGACCATCACGATCGTGATAGTATTCGTCGTTTGCTGGACACCTTACTATGTGATGTCGCTTTG GTATTGGCTGGATAAGGAATCGGCCAAAAATGTTGACCAACGGATACAGAAGGCATTGTTTCTGTTCGCCTGCACAAACAGCTGCATGAATCCGGTCGTGTACGGTATCTTCAATGTTCGTAAGAAACGCACCAAAAGCACGGTTAAGCTCCAGGAACAGAGAAGCTGTGGCAGCAATCTGACAATGAAGGTGTGA
- the LOC126579291 gene encoding hepatocyte nuclear factor 4-gamma isoform X2 — protein sequence MSNTGLEYSELHDRTKGSHDSPSHASDTAYESCLSPLQPNDASGNSSFGAINVCAICCDRATGKHYGAASCDGCKGFFRRSVRKNHTYSCRFSRNCVVDKDKRNQCRYCRLKKCFKAGMKKEAVQNERDRISCRKPSTDDKSTINGLSVKFLLRAENFSRHFGAALDDANDGDEADLSSKRFASINDVCDSMKQQLLILVEWAKSIPAFAELQLDDQVALLRAHAGEHLLLGLSRRSMHLQDMLLLGNNCIITKQCPDANMSPNLDISRIGARIIDELVSAMKEIQIDDSELACIKALVFFDPSAKGLNEPAKIKSLRHQVLNNLEDYISDKLYDSRGRFGEILLLLPVLQSITWQMIQQIELAKMFGVAHIDSLLQEMLLGGDTIDTSSNITSPVNAMNTNHSPSDSCDATTQLGPAMGDSNVDGGGPHDPQHQQQQQQQQDALVQMSSLTGTGYQGDTDSLLLTSMESIDGGPPTMAGPGATSSNNYCNRIKVAGSPDPLNAQSLHDGGGRPLATGSSVGGGYLQQSSGNQPTQPNVADIYFHASTNGIGGGGAAAGGPASLQLDSDVAMYNNNNNMSCCQAELLPKGAVGGGCEMVKIETKREPESA from the exons ATGTCTAACACCGGCCTAGAGTACAGCGAGCTGCACGATCGCACGAAAG GTAGCCACGACAGTCCCAGCCATGCGTCGGATACGGCGTACGAGTCATGTTTGAGTCCGCTGCAACCGAATGATGCCAGCGGTAATAGCAGCTTCGGTGCGATCAACGTGTGCGCCATCTGTTGTGATCGTGCAACGGGTAAACACTATGGCGCAGCATCCTGCGACGGGTGCAAGGGTTTCTTCCGGAGGAGTGTGAGGAAGAACCACACCTATTCCTGCAG GTTCTCACGTAACTGTGTAGTGGACAAAGACAAACGGAACCAGTGCCGCTACTGTAGGTTAAAGAAATGCTTCAAGGCGGGCATGAAGAAGGAAG CGGTACAGAATGAGCGTGATCGTATCAGCTGCCGCAAGCCAAGCACGGACGATAAGAGCACCATCAACGGGCTGTCGGTGAAGTTTCTGCTGCGGGCGGAAAACTTTAGCCGCCACTTTGGGGCCGCCCTGGACGACGCGAACGATGGGGACGAGGCGGACCTATCGTCGAAGCGCTTCGCCAGCATCAACGACGTGTGCGACtcgatgaagcagcagctgttgatACTGGTAGAGTGGGCTAAATCGATACCGGCCTTCGCTGAGCTGCAACTGGACGATCAGGTGGCGCTGCTGAGGGCACATGCTGGGGAGCACCTGCTGCTAGGGTTGTCGCGGCGCTCGATGCACCTACaggacatgctgctgcttggcaacaactgcatcatcaccaaacaGTGCCCGGACGCGAACATGTCGCCGAATCTGGACATCTCGCGCATCGGTGCGCGCATCATCGACGAGCTAGTGAGTGCCATGAAAGAGATACAGATCGACGATTCGGAACTAGCGTGCATCAAGGCGCTAGTGTTTTTCGATCCAA GTGCTAAAGGACTGAATGAACCCGCCAAAATCAAATCGCTGAGGCATCAGGTGCTGAACAATCTGGAAGACTACATATCAGATAAGCTATACGATTCACG GGGTCGATTTGGAGAGATTCTACTTTTACTTCCAGTACTACAATCCATAACCTGGCAGATGATCCAGCAGATTGAGCTTGCCAAAATGTTCGGTGTGGCCCACATCGATAGCCTACTACAGGAGATGCTTCTAGGAG GTGATACCATAGACACCTCATCCAACATAACCTCGCCGGTTAATGCGATGAACACAAACCACAGTCCGTCGGATTCGTGTGACGCCACGACACAGCTCGGGCCGGCGATGGGCGACTCAAACGTGGACGGTGGCGGCCCTCATgacccacagcaccagcagcagcaacaacagcagcaagacgCTTTAGTACAAATGTCATCGCTGACCGGTACCGGTTACCAAGGAGACACCGATAGCTTGCTGCTTACCTCAATGGAAAGTATCGATGGAGGGCCACCCACGATGGCCGGACCCGGTGCCACCAGTAGCAATAACTACTGCAACCGCATAAAGGTTGCCGGATCGCCCGATCCTTTAAATGCTCAATCGTTgcacgacggtggtggccgtcCTCTAGCGACCGGGTCCTCGGTGGGAGGGGGCTATTTGCAGCAGTCATCCGGTAACCAACCGACCCAACCGAATGTTGCCGATATCTACTTCCACGCGTCGACCaacggcatcggtggtggtggtgctgctgctggtggtcctgCATCGTTGCAGCTTGACTCGGATGTTGCCATgtacaataacaacaacaacatgagCTGCTGTCAGGCGGAGCTCCTACCCAAAGGCGCTGTTGGTGGCGGCTGCGAGATGGTGAAGATCGAAACCAAGCGCGAACCGGAAAGCGCTTAA